The following proteins are encoded in a genomic region of Pseudodesulfovibrio mercurii:
- a CDS encoding Lon protease family protein has translation MTQKTFPKGLPGSKLRAALDPATIPYATSADVPARNVYSRLQPRAIHALSLALEIKGNEHNLYVAGEPNMGRTYFVQSFLKPAAAKATPPADWVYLYNFEDSDKPIAVSLPAGRGRKFKTAQTKAIAHIRQEIPARFEKDTFQKKHERIVKKFNAKREELFNKMDDTAEKENFSLSLDDEGVLTLSPIVDGEVVSDKDFDKLKPAQRKKLKAKGEELLAGVSSILRQINQNEMDMRDSETALQRETAKAVMADCFAPMADKFKDIKGLADYFAAVTDEVVDNVDQFTPRDNSLAGLLPEGMPTGEDFFNRFEVNLFVDNGKTKGAPVVVEDHPTAFNLLGSIEREAEMGALYTDFTLIKAGSLHQANGGFLILNVEDLLSNLSSWEGLLRALRSGQSRIEDPVDPEQVRARTIQPEPIDLDLKVVLIGTDEHYEVLLYSDDRFAKYFKLKAHLQHATSRTAANIRNYISVIGQTAREAGVLPLTREAMAGLIDFSSRLAEDQKKMSLFIPLIRERMIEASALARMAGKEVVDVSAMSEAVRAKDYRANLYEEEFMADYDRQVIKVDTDGYGTGRANGLSVTLFGDYEFGLPHQISCTVGVGHGGILDLEREAQLGGPIHTKGMMIIKSYLVRLFAQNKPIVLTGSLCFEQSYAGIEGDSASGAELASLLSALSDTPINLSYAMTGAVSQSGAVMAVGGVNRKIEGFFEVCRRRKLTGRQGVILPADNVVNLMLKDEVVRAVDEGKFHIFPVTSIEEALFILTGLKCGTRGKNGQFPLGTLYRKVDQRLAELAELALKTTSGGCGK, from the coding sequence ATGACCCAGAAGACCTTCCCCAAGGGGTTGCCCGGCAGCAAACTGCGGGCGGCCCTGGACCCGGCCACCATTCCCTACGCCACCAGCGCCGACGTTCCGGCCCGGAACGTATACTCCAGGCTCCAGCCCAGGGCGATCCACGCCCTGTCCCTGGCGCTTGAGATCAAGGGCAACGAGCACAACCTGTACGTGGCGGGCGAGCCGAACATGGGGCGCACCTATTTCGTGCAGTCCTTCCTGAAACCGGCCGCGGCCAAGGCCACGCCCCCGGCGGACTGGGTCTACCTGTACAACTTCGAGGACAGCGACAAGCCCATCGCCGTGTCCCTGCCCGCAGGCCGGGGCCGCAAGTTCAAGACGGCCCAGACCAAGGCCATCGCCCATATCCGCCAGGAGATTCCGGCCCGGTTCGAGAAGGACACCTTCCAGAAGAAGCACGAGCGCATCGTCAAGAAGTTCAACGCCAAGCGTGAGGAATTGTTCAACAAGATGGACGACACGGCGGAGAAGGAGAACTTTTCCCTGTCCCTGGACGACGAGGGCGTGCTGACCCTGTCGCCCATCGTGGACGGCGAGGTGGTCTCGGACAAGGACTTCGACAAGCTCAAGCCCGCCCAGCGCAAGAAACTCAAGGCCAAGGGCGAGGAGCTGCTGGCCGGGGTCAGCTCCATCCTTCGCCAGATCAACCAGAACGAGATGGACATGCGCGACTCCGAGACCGCGCTGCAACGGGAGACGGCCAAGGCGGTCATGGCCGACTGCTTCGCGCCCATGGCGGACAAGTTCAAGGACATCAAGGGGCTGGCCGACTACTTCGCGGCGGTCACGGACGAGGTGGTGGACAACGTGGACCAGTTCACCCCGCGCGACAACTCCCTGGCCGGGCTGCTGCCCGAGGGCATGCCCACGGGCGAGGACTTCTTCAACCGGTTCGAGGTCAACCTGTTCGTGGACAACGGCAAGACCAAGGGCGCGCCCGTGGTGGTGGAGGACCACCCCACGGCCTTCAACCTGCTCGGCTCCATCGAGCGCGAGGCCGAAATGGGCGCGCTGTACACGGACTTCACCCTGATCAAGGCGGGGTCCCTGCACCAGGCCAACGGCGGGTTCCTGATCCTCAACGTGGAGGACCTGCTGTCCAACCTCAGCTCCTGGGAGGGGCTCCTGCGCGCGCTCCGGTCCGGACAGTCGCGCATCGAGGACCCGGTGGACCCGGAACAGGTCCGCGCCCGGACCATCCAGCCCGAGCCCATCGACCTGGACCTCAAGGTGGTCCTCATCGGCACGGACGAGCACTACGAGGTTCTGCTCTACAGCGACGACCGGTTCGCCAAGTATTTCAAGCTCAAGGCGCATCTCCAGCACGCCACCTCGCGCACGGCGGCGAACATCCGCAACTACATCTCGGTCATCGGCCAGACCGCGCGGGAGGCCGGGGTCCTGCCCCTGACCCGCGAGGCCATGGCCGGGCTCATCGACTTCTCCTCCCGGCTGGCCGAGGACCAGAAGAAGATGTCCCTGTTCATCCCGCTCATCCGCGAACGCATGATCGAGGCCTCGGCCCTGGCGCGCATGGCCGGCAAGGAGGTCGTGGACGTCTCGGCCATGAGCGAGGCGGTCCGGGCCAAGGACTACCGGGCCAACCTCTACGAAGAGGAGTTCATGGCCGACTACGACCGCCAGGTCATCAAGGTGGACACCGACGGGTACGGCACCGGCCGGGCCAACGGGCTGTCCGTGACCCTGTTCGGGGACTACGAGTTCGGCCTGCCGCACCAGATATCCTGCACCGTGGGCGTGGGCCACGGCGGCATCCTGGACCTGGAGCGCGAGGCCCAGCTGGGCGGGCCCATCCACACCAAGGGCATGATGATCATCAAGTCCTACCTGGTCCGGCTGTTCGCCCAGAACAAGCCCATCGTGCTGACCGGGTCGCTGTGTTTCGAGCAGTCCTACGCGGGCATCGAGGGCGACTCGGCCTCGGGCGCGGAGCTGGCCTCCCTGCTCTCCGCCCTGTCCGACACGCCCATCAACCTGTCCTACGCCATGACGGGCGCGGTCTCGCAAAGCGGCGCGGTCATGGCCGTGGGCGGGGTCAACCGCAAGATCGAGGGGTTCTTCGAGGTCTGCCGCCGCCGCAAGCTGACCGGCCGCCAGGGCGTGATCCTGCCCGCGGACAACGTGGTCAACCTGATGCTCAAGGACGAGGTGGTCCGGGCCGTGGACGAGGGCAAGTTCCACATCTTTCCGGTCACGTCCATCGAGGAGGCCCTGTTCATCCTGACCGGACTCAAGTGCGGCACGCGCGGCAAGAACGGCCAGTTCCCGCTCGGCACCCTCTACCGCAAGGTGGACCAGCGCTTGGCCGAGCTGGCCGAGCTGGCCCTCAAGACGACCTCCGGCGGCTGCGGCAAGTAG
- a CDS encoding peptidoglycan-binding domain-containing protein yields MRKYSLFLLALLCSLALAGCDTPTGTATLTPPPPKDVPAPQVIPPAPEQKLDDIKLVSAALIERLRGGHISVENVTLDPDGQHSVGELDFNYDGFDVKNVAVTGYITAELAPGKVQAMLEGLILFKDMINRRAGVYFCAQYVVSQRTINITKSVVAGIPPDFPRVETYFIPAEKFKAAASTLLSYTDYYLFAIENAEPMTYGEGESSAGLTGDYYILTFCKDRIYEEATLSMKVTDRPYGAGKRLAEGVSINDSGWRILVAGGKFAPGSRRYKFYVGVTYKQETGSYLPEVVVGEFHNVKRPYEAEPATAAAGPTTAEPAAQAAEGPLASGARFLNPVFPEDVEVIQIRLHELKLYNYKIDRDFGPLTRKALDTFNEQHGLPKGQWSLGVQKELFKGTGQ; encoded by the coding sequence ATGCGCAAATACAGCTTATTCCTGCTCGCGCTGCTGTGCAGCCTGGCCCTGGCCGGATGCGACACGCCCACGGGGACCGCGACCCTGACCCCGCCCCCGCCCAAGGACGTGCCCGCGCCCCAGGTCATCCCCCCGGCCCCGGAACAGAAACTCGACGACATTAAGCTCGTCTCCGCCGCCCTCATCGAACGGCTGCGCGGCGGACACATCAGCGTCGAGAACGTCACCCTGGACCCCGACGGGCAGCACTCCGTGGGCGAACTCGACTTCAACTACGACGGCTTCGACGTCAAGAACGTGGCCGTGACCGGCTACATCACCGCCGAACTCGCGCCCGGCAAGGTCCAGGCCATGCTCGAAGGGCTGATCCTTTTCAAGGACATGATCAACCGCCGCGCGGGCGTGTACTTCTGCGCCCAGTACGTGGTCAGCCAGCGGACCATCAACATCACCAAGTCCGTGGTCGCGGGCATCCCGCCCGACTTCCCCAGGGTGGAGACCTACTTCATCCCCGCGGAAAAGTTCAAGGCGGCCGCGTCCACCCTGCTCTCCTACACGGACTACTACCTCTTCGCCATCGAGAACGCCGAACCCATGACCTACGGCGAGGGCGAGAGCTCCGCAGGCCTGACCGGCGACTACTACATCCTGACCTTCTGCAAGGACCGCATCTACGAGGAGGCAACCCTGTCCATGAAGGTCACGGACCGGCCCTACGGCGCGGGCAAGCGGCTCGCCGAGGGCGTGTCCATCAACGACTCCGGCTGGCGCATCCTGGTGGCGGGCGGCAAGTTCGCCCCCGGCTCCCGGCGCTACAAGTTCTACGTGGGCGTGACCTACAAGCAGGAGACCGGTTCCTACCTGCCCGAGGTCGTGGTCGGCGAGTTCCACAACGTCAAGCGCCCCTATGAGGCCGAACCGGCCACGGCGGCCGCCGGACCCACGACCGCCGAACCCGCCGCGCAGGCCGCCGAAGGCCCCCTGGCCTCGGGTGCGCGCTTCCTCAATCCGGTCTTCCCGGAGGACGTGGAGGTCATCCAGATCCGGCTGCACGAACTCAAGCTGTACAACTACAAGATCGACCGCGACTTCGGCCCCCTGACCCGCAAGGCGCTGGACACCTTCAACGAGCAGCACGGCCTGCCCAAGGGGCAGTGGTCCCTGGGCGTGCAGAAGGAGCTGTTCAAGGGCACCGGCCAATAG
- a CDS encoding Nramp family divalent metal transporter, whose amino-acid sequence MSTVQPDGKSLGEVHGSVQTRDPKLWKRIFAFLGPAYLVSVGYMDPGNWATDLEGGSRFGYALIWVVLMSNMMAVLLQTLAARLGIVTGKDLAQACRAEYSRAASFVLWLFCEVAIAACDLAEVLGTILGLNLLFGLPLLWGAAVTLFDTFLLLVIQRLGIRKMEAFILSLITVIAGGFIVNLFLAKPDWGAAAAGLVPSVPEGSVYIILGIIGATVMPHNLYLHSSLVQTRNVSRLADAKAQACRFNLLDSTIALNAAFFVNAAILVLAAAVFHRNGIVVTEIQQADQMLAQLLGTQVAPIAFGLALLAAGQSSTLTGTLAGQIVMEGFVKVRLRPYLRRLITRCIALLPAVVVIALFGDAGTYRLLILSQVILSLQLPFAIVPLVHFTGDRLKMGSFASRSWVKVLAWLTSAVIIGLNGKLVYDQIADWSAGGAPFIVTALIVLAALATGGFLLYLLVLPLVRGEKGWAEETPGGAPAVIREIETRKVSHVAAALGRDAGDPAIISQALSIAQREGAMLSLVHVTDTALAQVFGSGAGGEQHVYDEHTREDEQYLTEIAEEIATTGVAVEPVLLFGESSPELIKFAAGHNVDMLVMGSHGHRLLGDLLWGETVEPVRHRVNIPILVV is encoded by the coding sequence GCGTCCAGACCCGTGACCCCAAGTTGTGGAAACGCATCTTCGCCTTTCTCGGGCCCGCCTACCTGGTCAGCGTGGGCTACATGGACCCCGGCAACTGGGCCACGGACCTGGAGGGCGGCTCCCGCTTCGGCTACGCCCTGATCTGGGTCGTGCTCATGTCCAACATGATGGCCGTGCTGCTCCAGACCCTGGCCGCCCGGCTGGGCATCGTCACCGGCAAGGACCTGGCCCAGGCCTGCCGGGCCGAATATTCCAGGGCCGCGTCCTTCGTCCTCTGGCTCTTCTGCGAGGTGGCCATCGCGGCCTGCGACCTGGCCGAGGTCCTCGGGACCATCCTCGGCCTCAATCTGCTCTTCGGCCTCCCGCTCCTCTGGGGCGCGGCGGTCACGCTCTTCGACACCTTCCTGCTCCTGGTCATCCAGCGTCTGGGCATCCGCAAGATGGAGGCTTTCATCCTCTCCCTGATCACCGTCATAGCGGGCGGGTTCATCGTCAACCTCTTCCTGGCCAAGCCCGACTGGGGCGCGGCCGCCGCCGGGCTCGTCCCCTCCGTGCCCGAGGGCTCGGTCTACATCATCCTGGGCATCATCGGGGCCACGGTCATGCCCCACAACCTGTATCTCCACTCCTCCCTGGTGCAGACCCGCAACGTGTCCCGCCTGGCGGACGCCAAGGCCCAGGCCTGCCGCTTCAACCTGCTGGACTCGACCATCGCCCTGAACGCGGCCTTCTTCGTCAACGCCGCCATCCTGGTCCTGGCGGCGGCGGTCTTCCACCGCAACGGCATCGTGGTCACCGAGATCCAGCAGGCGGACCAGATGCTCGCCCAGCTGCTGGGCACCCAGGTGGCCCCCATCGCCTTCGGCCTGGCCCTGCTGGCCGCCGGGCAGAGCTCCACCCTGACCGGCACCCTGGCCGGGCAGATCGTTATGGAGGGGTTCGTCAAGGTCCGGCTGCGCCCCTATCTCCGGCGGCTGATCACCCGCTGCATCGCCCTGCTGCCCGCCGTGGTGGTCATCGCCCTGTTCGGCGACGCCGGGACCTACCGGCTGCTCATCCTGAGCCAGGTCATCCTCAGCCTGCAACTGCCCTTCGCCATCGTGCCCCTGGTCCACTTCACCGGGGATAGGCTGAAGATGGGCTCCTTCGCCAGCCGGTCGTGGGTCAAGGTCCTGGCCTGGCTGACCTCCGCCGTGATCATCGGGCTGAACGGCAAGCTGGTCTACGACCAGATCGCCGACTGGAGCGCCGGGGGCGCGCCGTTCATCGTCACGGCCCTCATCGTCCTGGCCGCCCTGGCCACCGGAGGGTTCCTGCTCTACCTGCTCGTCCTGCCGCTGGTGCGCGGTGAAAAGGGGTGGGCAGAGGAGACGCCCGGCGGGGCCCCGGCGGTCATCCGGGAGATCGAGACGCGCAAGGTCTCGCACGTGGCCGCGGCCCTGGGCCGGGACGCGGGCGACCCGGCGATCATCAGCCAGGCCCTGTCCATCGCGCAACGGGAGGGGGCCATGCTGTCCCTGGTCCATGTGACCGACACGGCCCTGGCCCAGGTCTTCGGCAGCGGCGCGGGCGGGGAGCAGCACGTTTACGACGAGCACACCCGCGAGGACGAGCAGTACCTGACGGAGATCGCCGAGGAGATCGCCACCACCGGCGTGGCCGTGGAACCGGTGCTCCTGTTCGGCGAGTCCTCCCCGGAGCTGATCAAGTTCGCGGCCGGGCACAACGTGGACATGCTGGTCATGGGCTCCCACGGCCACCGCCTGCTCGGCGACCTGCTCTGGGGCGAGACCGTGGAGCCGGTGCGCCACCGGGTGAACATCCCCATCCTGGTGGTCTAG
- a CDS encoding AAA family ATPase: MKNPFRITTLRPEDPFCDRERELDELVRHGLNGASVTLFSPRRYGKTSLILRVQDRIAGQGGYTVYADLYRVMSVDDLAGRLAKAVYEGLNRREPLLEKGRRAVLRFFQTYRPTFSPTPDGGVQIDVRPVAGLSGYDLLESLLGEIGRFSAECGHPVHVALDEFQDIVGIDKGKTEALLRAQMQTHDAAYLYAGSRRRILRAMFADNGRPFYNSSFPMELPPLPHEALTRYIRDRFADAGGHIPEPSAARVSERVEQYPYYAQMLGYFLFDGPPSPGLEDVDRAFDLMLGNERYAYQGIIDGLTSVQQAVLIGLAREPGAKPTSRAFLSAYGLSAGGVQKAVSHLRNQDYVVETDKGLVLVDPVFREWLVRTF, translated from the coding sequence ATGAAGAATCCGTTCCGCATCACAACGCTTCGTCCCGAGGACCCGTTCTGCGACCGGGAACGGGAATTGGACGAACTGGTCCGGCACGGCCTGAACGGGGCGAGCGTGACCCTGTTCTCGCCGCGCAGGTACGGGAAGACCTCGCTGATCCTGCGCGTTCAGGACCGCATCGCCGGGCAGGGCGGGTACACCGTGTACGCGGACCTGTACCGCGTCATGTCCGTGGACGACCTGGCGGGGCGGCTGGCCAAGGCCGTGTACGAGGGGTTGAACCGCCGCGAGCCCCTGCTGGAAAAGGGCAGGCGGGCGGTCCTGCGCTTCTTTCAAACCTACCGCCCCACCTTTTCGCCCACGCCGGACGGCGGTGTGCAGATCGACGTGCGGCCCGTGGCCGGGCTGTCCGGGTACGACCTGCTCGAAAGCCTGCTGGGGGAGATCGGCCGGTTTTCCGCCGAGTGCGGCCACCCCGTGCACGTGGCCCTGGACGAGTTCCAGGACATCGTCGGCATCGACAAGGGCAAGACCGAGGCGTTGCTGCGCGCACAGATGCAGACCCACGACGCGGCCTACCTGTACGCGGGCAGCCGCCGCCGCATCCTGCGGGCCATGTTCGCGGACAACGGCAGGCCGTTCTACAACAGCAGCTTTCCCATGGAACTGCCGCCCTTGCCCCACGAGGCCCTGACCCGGTACATCCGCGACCGGTTCGCCGACGCGGGCGGACACATCCCGGAACCGTCGGCCGCGCGGGTCTCGGAGCGGGTGGAACAGTATCCGTACTATGCGCAGATGCTGGGGTATTTCCTGTTCGACGGGCCGCCGTCGCCCGGTCTCGAGGATGTGGACCGGGCCTTCGACCTCATGCTCGGCAACGAGCGCTACGCCTACCAGGGGATCATCGACGGGCTGACCTCGGTGCAGCAGGCCGTGCTCATCGGCCTGGCCAGGGAGCCCGGCGCCAAGCCCACATCCAGGGCCTTCCTGTCCGCCTACGGCCTGAGCGCGGGCGGTGTGCAGAAGGCGGTCAGCCACCTGCGCAACCAGGATTACGTGGTCGAGACGGACAAGGGGCTGGTCCTGGTCGATCCGGTGTTCCGCGAGTGGCTGGTGCGGACCTTCTGA
- a CDS encoding metallophosphoesterase family protein translates to MYWIAFGDIHESTGLLGSVPGLAEADGVIVTGDLTNRGDREAGKRVLDDVARFNPRILAQPGNMDTDGVTAYIRERDMDIHLRVRELAPGLKLMGVGLSTPTPFGTPGEVPEATLAEWLDQTYALTDGFERLICIIHEPPLDTEVDRLSNGQHVGSPAVRAFLERVQPALAVTGHIHEASGTDRIGETPVINPGMLAHGGFVRIDYDGETLSAALMRVR, encoded by the coding sequence ATGTACTGGATAGCGTTCGGCGACATACACGAATCAACCGGCCTGCTGGGGTCCGTGCCCGGCCTGGCCGAAGCGGACGGGGTCATCGTCACCGGGGACCTGACCAACCGGGGCGACCGCGAGGCGGGCAAGCGCGTGCTCGACGACGTGGCCCGGTTCAACCCGCGCATCCTGGCCCAGCCCGGCAACATGGACACCGACGGGGTGACCGCCTACATCCGCGAGCGGGACATGGACATCCACCTGCGCGTGCGCGAACTGGCCCCCGGCCTCAAGCTCATGGGCGTGGGGCTGTCCACCCCCACCCCCTTCGGCACGCCGGGCGAGGTCCCGGAAGCCACCCTGGCCGAGTGGCTGGACCAGACCTACGCCCTGACCGACGGCTTCGAGCGGCTCATCTGCATCATCCACGAGCCGCCGCTCGACACCGAGGTGGACCGCCTGTCCAACGGCCAGCACGTGGGCAGCCCGGCGGTGCGCGCCTTCCTGGAACGGGTCCAGCCCGCCCTGGCCGTCACCGGCCACATCCACGAGGCCTCGGGCACGGACCGCATCGGCGAGACCCCGGTCATCAACCCCGGCATGCTCGCCCACGGCGGGTTCGTGCGCATCGACTACGACGGCGAAACCCTGTCCGCCGCGCTCATGAGGGTCCGGTGA
- a CDS encoding TolB family protein, giving the protein MLPRRLAPRRTPPLLLLLCLLLLPPVRAGAYPLFRAAEIALPQGTTLAQAVERLVPADAPTPVKVLEPAPGTLIPVDAASPILRWEDPAAEAWLITLSVDGEPLCKGLLDAPYWVPERGLWERIRAAAGERTIEARIAGIGPDDRLVSSGATSFAVCDEPVAALLSFLRKRLPFRTAQKNPHDSQVVVGDLTEYGRPRIVMQDVPVCFNCHAYSLDGSTYGMDMDYKGDKGGYALVDVTERVSLTDRDVVSWNAYVPPKPAAYSMGLFTSLSPDGRFAASTVGETSAFIMLDDLYFSQMFYPATGQIAILDRGTGAVAPLPGADDTRFVQTNPSFTPDGTRLAFARADVQPDLVARIVAGDLRKEDPAQDIRTANAKYPIQFDLWSVPFDGGRGGEARPIEGASNNGLSNVFPKYSPDGRWLAFTQCATGLVLQPDARLAIVPAEGGEAHVLAANTKLMNSWHTWSPNSRWLAFASKGNSPFTEIFLTHIDDDGRSSPPLRLFRFSHAELAAMVPEFIPDHARHRQRSMELADPEGALGESMATDGR; this is encoded by the coding sequence ATGTTGCCGCGCCGCTTAGCCCCCCGACGGACTCCCCCCCTTCTCCTCCTGCTCTGCCTCCTGCTCCTGCCGCCCGTCCGGGCCGGGGCCTATCCGCTCTTCCGCGCCGCCGAAATCGCCCTGCCGCAGGGCACCACCCTGGCCCAGGCCGTGGAACGGCTCGTCCCGGCGGACGCGCCGACCCCGGTCAAGGTCCTGGAACCCGCTCCGGGCACGCTCATCCCGGTGGACGCGGCCTCGCCCATCCTGCGCTGGGAGGACCCCGCCGCCGAAGCCTGGCTGATCACCCTGAGCGTGGACGGCGAGCCCCTGTGCAAGGGGCTCCTGGACGCCCCGTACTGGGTCCCCGAGCGCGGCCTGTGGGAGCGCATCCGGGCCGCAGCGGGCGAAAGGACCATCGAGGCCCGCATCGCGGGCATCGGCCCGGACGACCGTCTGGTCTCCTCCGGCGCGACCTCCTTCGCCGTGTGCGACGAGCCCGTGGCCGCGCTGCTCTCCTTCCTGCGCAAGCGGCTGCCCTTCCGCACTGCCCAGAAGAATCCCCACGACAGCCAGGTGGTCGTCGGCGACCTCACGGAGTACGGCAGGCCGCGCATCGTCATGCAGGACGTGCCCGTGTGCTTCAACTGCCACGCCTATTCCCTGGACGGGTCCACCTACGGCATGGACATGGACTACAAGGGGGACAAGGGCGGCTACGCCCTGGTGGACGTGACCGAGCGGGTCTCCCTGACCGACCGCGACGTGGTCTCCTGGAACGCCTACGTCCCGCCCAAGCCCGCCGCCTACAGCATGGGGCTGTTCACCAGCCTGTCCCCGGACGGTCGCTTCGCCGCCTCCACCGTGGGCGAGACCTCGGCCTTCATCATGCTCGACGACCTCTATTTCTCCCAGATGTTCTACCCGGCCACTGGCCAGATCGCCATCCTCGACCGCGGGACCGGCGCGGTGGCCCCCCTGCCCGGAGCGGACGACACCCGTTTTGTGCAGACCAACCCGTCCTTCACCCCGGACGGCACCCGGCTGGCCTTCGCCCGGGCCGACGTCCAGCCCGACCTCGTGGCCAGGATCGTGGCCGGCGACCTGCGCAAGGAGGACCCCGCCCAGGACATCCGCACCGCCAACGCCAAGTATCCCATCCAGTTCGACCTCTGGTCCGTGCCCTTCGACGGAGGCCGGGGCGGTGAGGCGCGGCCCATCGAGGGGGCTTCGAACAACGGCCTGAGCAACGTCTTTCCCAAGTACTCGCCGGACGGCCGCTGGCTGGCCTTCACCCAGTGCGCCACCGGCCTGGTCCTCCAGCCCGACGCCCGGCTGGCCATCGTCCCGGCCGAAGGCGGCGAGGCGCACGTGCTCGCGGCCAACACGAAGCTGATGAACTCCTGGCACACATGGTCGCCCAACTCGCGCTGGCTGGCCTTCGCCTCCAAGGGGAACTCCCCCTTCACCGAAATTTTCCTGACCCACATCGACGACGACGGGCGGTCCAGTCCGCCCCTGCGGCTCTTCCGCTTCAGCCATGCGGAACTGGCCGCCATGGTCCCGGAGTTCATCCCGGACCATGCCAGACACAGGCAACGATCCATGGAGCTCGCGGACCCGGAGGGGGCCTTGGGCGAGTCCATGGCCACGGACGGCAGATAG
- a CDS encoding peptidoglycan-binding domain-containing protein: MRIRLLIPALLLLLCQVVPAAAADQQWPSDARDVAYAVACRATGQPGLANITFDPGTQATIEGAGSGFYAAFQTGRIVLVGYANHGVGNRYDADVSGVINLTDSSGRLTALQFAATYTVNGAAIRVNRCAAATASPPTALVEVFIVPMETFATIPYEVFSDWNALYRLAREHAYTPPQTDAPAGNYMVMSFLRNRLPLNAKFEAIVSDRRTAKRATDNSVKNQERYMDFQGWRVHMFAAKFSPTSSRDRFYINYYYTPGNGMPEKDRDRVQIARWDSKPADKPQPARRPMVVEEAPRTAQAGYSDDVIDPMRTAEPASARTAPAPQARTAPQPAPQAVPRAQSAPQAIPAAQPAPRPAPAPAPVASAPAQGPLERGLAFLNPVFPDDVELIQNRLRELGIYKGPIDKRFGPQTKRALDHYAVGQGYPKGQWSLGLQKVLFRGTGL, translated from the coding sequence ATGCGCATCAGACTCCTCATCCCGGCCCTGCTCCTGCTCCTGTGCCAGGTCGTCCCCGCGGCCGCGGCCGACCAGCAGTGGCCGTCCGACGCCCGCGACGTGGCCTACGCCGTCGCCTGCCGGGCAACGGGCCAGCCGGGCCTGGCGAACATCACCTTCGATCCCGGCACCCAGGCCACCATCGAAGGCGCGGGGAGCGGCTTCTACGCCGCCTTCCAGACGGGCCGGATCGTCCTGGTGGGCTACGCCAACCACGGCGTGGGCAACCGCTACGACGCCGACGTCTCCGGCGTGATAAACCTCACGGACAGCAGCGGCCGCCTCACGGCCCTGCAATTCGCGGCCACCTACACGGTCAACGGCGCGGCCATCCGGGTCAACCGGTGCGCGGCCGCCACGGCCTCGCCGCCCACGGCCCTGGTCGAGGTCTTCATCGTGCCCATGGAGACCTTCGCCACCATCCCCTACGAGGTCTTCTCGGACTGGAACGCCCTGTACAGGCTGGCCCGCGAGCACGCCTACACCCCGCCGCAGACGGACGCCCCGGCCGGGAACTACATGGTCATGTCCTTCCTGCGCAACCGGCTGCCCCTGAACGCCAAGTTCGAGGCCATCGTCTCCGACCGCAGGACCGCCAAGCGGGCCACGGACAACTCCGTCAAGAACCAGGAGCGGTACATGGACTTCCAGGGCTGGCGCGTGCACATGTTCGCGGCCAAGTTCTCGCCCACCAGTTCCCGCGACCGGTTCTACATCAACTACTACTACACGCCGGGCAACGGCATGCCCGAGAAGGACCGCGACCGCGTGCAGATCGCCCGCTGGGACTCCAAGCCCGCGGACAAGCCGCAGCCCGCCAGACGGCCCATGGTCGTTGAGGAGGCCCCGCGCACGGCCCAGGCCGGGTACTCGGACGACGTCATCGATCCCATGCGCACCGCCGAGCCCGCCTCCGCCCGGACCGCGCCCGCACCGCAGGCCCGGACCGCGCCCCAACCGGCCCCGCAGGCCGTTCCCCGCGCCCAGTCCGCGCCCCAGGCCATCCCGGCGGCGCAGCCCGCGCCCCGACCGGCCCCGGCCCCGGCCCCCGTGGCCAGCGCCCCGGCCCAGGGTCCTCTGGAACGCGGCCTGGCCTTCCTCAACCCGGTCTTCCCGGACGACGTGGAGCTGATCCAGAACCGCCTCAGGGAACTGGGCATCTACAAGGGCCCCATCGACAAGCGGTTCGGGCCACAGACCAAGCGCGCCCTGGACCACTACGCCGTGGGCCAGGGCTACCCCAAGGGCCAGTGGTCCCTGGGCCTGCAAAAGGTCCTGTTCCGGGGCACCGGCCTCTGA
- a CDS encoding 23S rRNA (pseudouridine(1915)-N(3))-methyltransferase RlmH encodes MNGIGFIWVGKLKERFSQDGCALYWKKLSRFFPLEETVIKDAPGKLPPADKNRVEGERILAKVKSGDVLILLDEFGERLTSRALADKLRAWTDAPNQRPVFVIGGPFGLSDEVKAAARHTIRLSDMTLPHELARLLLLEQLYRAGTIHRNMPYHHD; translated from the coding sequence GTGAACGGCATCGGCTTCATCTGGGTGGGCAAGCTCAAGGAGCGCTTCTCCCAGGACGGGTGCGCCCTGTACTGGAAGAAGCTGTCGCGCTTCTTCCCGCTGGAGGAGACGGTCATCAAGGACGCGCCCGGCAAGCTCCCCCCGGCGGACAAGAACCGGGTCGAGGGCGAGCGCATCCTGGCCAAGGTCAAATCCGGCGACGTGCTCATCCTCCTGGACGAGTTCGGCGAACGGCTGACCAGCCGCGCCCTGGCCGACAAGCTCCGCGCCTGGACCGACGCGCCCAACCAGCGGCCGGTCTTCGTCATCGGCGGCCCCTTCGGCCTGTCCGACGAGGTCAAGGCGGCCGCCCGGCACACCATCCGGCTGTCCGACATGACCCTGCCCCACGAACTGGCCCGGCTCCTGCTCCTGGAGCAGCTCTACCGCGCCGGGACCATCCACCGGAACATGCCCTACCACCACGATTAA